Within the Thermoanaerobaculia bacterium genome, the region GCGGAGGAGAGGGGAGCCGCTCGGAGAGGAACTCGAGATGCTGCCGGGCGCACCATCGCGCGACGAACTCCGCGTCCCGGCGCGACCGCTCGCCGCGCCAGCCGTGGTCGACGTGGGCGGCGACGACCACGGTCGTGTGAGCGGGCGCGACGGCGGCGAGCGCCGCGAGGAGCGCCATCGAGTCCGGTCCGCCCGAGACCGCGGCCAGGACCACGCCCGCCCGCGGGAGATCGCCGGCCTCGAAAGCGCGCGAAACGGCCGGTTCGGGCGCGTCGGACCGCACGACCGGATTGTATCCGTCGCGTATAATCGCCGCCGCATGGATCCGCTCCGCATCCTGATCGCGAAGCCCGGTCTCGACGGCCATGACCGGGGCGCGAAGGTCGTCGCCCGGGCGCTCCGGGACGCGGGGATGGAGGTGATCTACACCGGGCTCCGCCAGACCCCCGCGCAGATCGCGGCCGCCGCGATCCAGGAGGACGTCGACTGCGTCGGCATCTCGATCCTTTCGGGGGCGCACAACGTCCTCGTCCCGGAGGTGATCGACGAGCTCGCGGCGCGCGGAGGAGCCGATATCCCCGTCTTCGTCGGGGGGATCATCCCCGACAAGGACATCGAGGCCCTCGTCGCGCGGGGCGTCCGGAAGATCTTCCTTCCGGGATCCTCGACCCGCGACATCATCGCGTTCATCCAGGAGGAGATCGGACAGCGCGAACGGGCGTAGGGGGGACCCCGACCCCGCGGAGGCCATGAGCGGATCGTGGCGGGTATCCCGCGAAGGCGCCGTCGCGCGTTTCGTCCTGGACACCGGCCGGGAGACGCCGACTCTCTCCCCGGAAATCCTGGAGGATCTCGCCGCCGGGATCGAGCGTCAGGCGGAAACGGGAGCCTCGGCCGCAATCGTCGCCTCCTCGACACCGGGAATCTTCGCGGCGGGGGCGGACCTCCGCGCGATTCGCGCCCTTTCGGCGGCGGAAGGCTACCTGTACGCGCGGACGGGGCAGGAAGCGCTCTCGCGCGTCGCCCGGGCCGCCTGCACCACGATCGCCGAGATCGATGGCGCGTGTTTCGGGGGAGCGCTCGATCTGGCGATGGCGTGCGACATCCGGATCGCGAGCGACCGGGCGCGGTTTGCGCACCCGGGGCCGCGCCTGGGGATCGTGACGGGCTGGGGAGGGACCGTGGACGCCCCCCGCCGAATCGGGACGGCCCGGGCCCGGCGGCTCTTCCGCTCGGGAGAGGTCTTCGACGCGGGCGGCGCCCTCCGGCTGGGACTCGTCGACGAAGTGACGCCATCCGGAGAGCTCCGGGAGCGGGTCCGCGCAGCGGCGGTAATTGCCGCCCAAGGCCATTGCTGTCAATGGCTTCGCTGATGGTGCCGGAGGTCGGAATCGAACCGACATGCCCTTGCGGGCGGGGGATTTTGAGTCCCCTGCGTCTACCAGTTTCACCACTCCGGCGAAGGCCGGGGATTATCGGCCCCCCTTCCCGAGGGAGTCAAGCGCGCCGAATTGACGCGGCTATCTCTTTGAGCTAGAATGGCGAGCTCTACGAAGGAGGGCGACTTTGGGCTTTCGAGTTGGCGAAAAGATTGTCTACCCGAACCACGGGGTCTCGATCGTCGAGCAGATCCGCGAATCGGAGATCGCCGGGCTTCGGAACACGTATCTTCACCTCCGGCTGATTTCGAACAATTCCAAGGTGATGGTTCCGATCGAGAACAGCGAACTGATCGGGTTGCGCCGGCTCACGATCCGCAAGGAAGTGAATTCTCTCCTCCGGACGCTCGCCAACGGGCGGGTTTCACCGCTCGCGGACTGGAAGGGGCGATACAAGCAGAATCTCGACAAGATGCGGAGCGGCCGGCTCCAGGACATCGCCGAGGTCCTCAAGGCGTTGAACCACGTCATGCAGAAGAAGGCGCTGTCGTTCCGGGAGAAGAAGATGTACGAGCGCGCGAAATACCTCATCGTTTCGGAAATCGCCGTGATCGACGGCGCGAGCGAGGAGGAAGTCGCGCGTCGAGTGGATCGGGCGCTCGCCCGGTCGATGCAGAAGTCCCTGGCGAGCTGATCCTCTCGCGCGGACGGTCGGAACGGGCGGCGTGGCAGGACGACGAATCGCGGTCTGGCTCGCCGCCCTGACCATGTCCGGGGCCCTCTCCGGCGCCGCGAAAAACGACGGACTGAAGTCGCTCCTCGCGATCGAGCGCCGGACGCTCTCGGGCGAGACCCGGCGGCTCGCCGACCTCTCCCGGCGCCTCGATTCGGCGCTGAACGATCTTTCCACCGCATCCCGCGGGCTGGCCGAGGCCGCGGGACGGAGCGACGCCGCTCTCGCGGCCGCTTCGGACGCGTTTTCCCGGGCGCTGGCGTCGGTGGACGCCGCGGCGTTCGACCAGCGCCTTTCCCTCGAGCGGATCCGGCTGCTGCGCGAGCGCGTCGGCGATCTCGAGCGGGAGGCGGCGGGCGGGCGGGCGGAGCGCGAGGACCCGCTCTCGGGCGACTGGAGCATCCGGATCGATCCCGGCGCGCAGGAGGGAGACCTCCACCTGTCCCTGGACGGAACGATCGTGACGGGAAACTATTCGCTGCAGGGAGGGTTCACGGGCTCGGTCCGGGGGACTTTCGTCGGCGATCGCGTGAAGTTCGATCGGATCGACTCCCGCCTCGGATTCCTCGCCGTCTATTTCGGCAGGCTGATGCCCGACGGGGTCAGCGTCACCGGAACCTGGGAGGGGACGGAATTGAACAACGCGGGACCCACGTCCGGCACCTGGACGGCCGCCAAGAAGCCCGAGACGGAGGAGGAACCATGACGCGCGACAATTTTCTGTTCACCGTCTGCGGACTCCTCGCGGGATTCATCCTCGGCTATTTCGTGGCGACCGGCGGCGGCCACGCCCCCGCGCCCGCGAGCGCGCCGCCGGCGGCGGCGCCCTCGGGGACGGGAACCGACGCGGCCCTGACGCCCTCCTCCACGGAGATCGCGGCGCACGTGAAGGAGGCCCGGGAGGCCGTCGCGCGCGACCCGGGCAACCCGGATCTGAACCTCCAGCTCGCCAACGCCCTCTACGATGCGAGCGACTGGAAGGGCGCGGCGGAAGCGTACGAGAAGGTGCTTCCGACGAAGCCGGGCGATCCGAACATGATCACGGATCTCGGGTCGTGCTACCGGAATCTCGGGAAGTTCGACAAGGCGCTCGAGATGTACCAGAAGGCGCAACAGATCCAGCCGTCGCACTCCCAGTCGCTCCTGAACATGACTCTCGTCTACGTCTTCGACCTGAAAGACGCGGCCAAGGCCCAGGCGGCGTTCGACCGCCTCAAGAAGGAGCACCCGGAGATTCCGCGGCTGAACGATCTGCAGTTGCGCATCTCGGAGCTCCGCGCCTCAAAAAGTTAGCAGGCGCGCCGATACGCGCCGTTATGCGAGCCCGTCGGGACCGGCGGCGGGCTCAACGTACTCCCCGGTACGCCGCGCCCGCCGCCCGGTCCCGCCGGGGCTCACCTTCCGACACGTCTCGACGCGCCTGATCGTTTCCTCGATCGGCACCGCGGGACAACGGAGCGCCATGACGCTCTGCTATCGTTTCTTTCGTGAGTGACACGCTGTTCGGCGACGAGCCGGCTCCGAAGGCGTCGGCGAATCTATCCGCTTCCGCGCCGCTCGCGGAGCGGATGCGTCCCGCCTCTCTCGACGAGATCGAGGGCGCCGAGGCCCTGATCGGTGCCGACAGCTTCCTGCGCCGCGCGATCGAGGAGGACCGGGTCCCGTCGATGATCTTCTGGGGGCCGCCGGGCGTGGGCAAGACGACCGTCGCCCGTCTGATCGCCGCGCGTACCCGGTCCCGCTTCGTGTCGGCTTCGGCCGTCGCGAGCGGCGTGAAGGAGATGCGCGAGATCCTGGACGGCGCCAGGCGGCTCCGCGGCGCGGCCGGCCAGAGGACGATTCTCTTCCTCGACGAGATTCACCGCTTCAATCGGGCGCAGCAGGACGTCTTCCTCCCGTACGTCGAAGCCGGCGACGTCACGCTGATCGGCGCGACGACGGAGAACCCTTCGTTCGAGCTGAACGGAGCCCTCCTTTCGCGCTGCGAGACGATCGTCTTCGAGCCGTTGTCGGTCGACGCGGTCGCCCGGATCCTGCGCCGGGCGGCCGCCGACCCGGACCGCGGTCTGGGGCGCCTCGGGATCGGGCTGACCGACGACGCCGTGGCGTTCGCCTCTCGATTCGCGGGCGGAGATGCGAGACGGGCGCTGAATCTCCTCGAAGCCGCGGCTTCCGACGTCCGTTCGGCCGAGGACCGGACGATCACCCTCGAGCGGCTGCGCGAGATCTCGCGGAAGAAGGTGCTCCTCTACGACAAGTCCGGAGAAGAGCACTACAACCTGATCTCGGCGCTCCACAAGTCGATGCGCGACTCCGACGTCGACGCGTCGATCTACTGGCTCCTCCGCATGATCGAAGCGGGCGAGGAGCCGCTCTATCTCGCGCGGCGGATCGTGCGGTTCGCGTCCGAGGACGTCGGGCTCGCGGACCCCCGCGCCCTGCGCGTCGCGCTCGACGCGAAGGAGGCGTTCGACTTCCTCGGGAACCCGGAAGGCGTGCTCGCGCTCGTCGAGGCCGCGGCGTACTGCGCGCTGGCTCCCAAGTCGAACGCCCTGTACGTCGCCGAGAAGCAGGCGCGCTCGGACATCGAGGAATTCCCGCAGGAGCCGGTTCCGCCGGTGATCCGGAACGCCGTGACGAAGCTGATGAAGGACGTCGGGTACGGCAAGGGATACCGCTACGCGCACGACGAGCCCGAGGGGGTGGGGGGGATCGAATGTCTTCCCGAGTCGCTGCGAGGCCGCCGGTATTACGAGCCGAAGGACACGGGAGAGGAGCGGGGGATCGCCGGCCGGCTCGCCGCGATCCGGGAGATCCGCCGGCGCGCCGCGGAGCGCGGGAAGTGATTCCCGTTCGCCGGCTCGTCGCGGTCTCTCAGGCGACGCCGATCCGGATGCGGCCGCCCTTGCGATAGACCTCCGCGAGGGCGTCCTGCGCCTGCAGGACGATGCGATCGGCGGACAGGACCGGAACCCCGTAGTACCCGCCCACCCTGGCCTTGCAGAAGATGCGCGAGCCGGCGTCGAACACGGGCCGCTCCGCGATCTGCTCGCAGAGCTTCTGGGGGAGCTCGTCGAGCCGGAATTGGGCGCTCGGCAGGAGGATCGCGATCTCCAGCCCTCCCCACCGCGCCAGGATCGCGTCCGGGGGAGCGATTCGCCGCACGGCCGCGGCGAGATGCAGGAGGATCGATTTCGTCAGTCCGCTCCCGTGCTCCGCCTCCGACCCGGCCGCGCCGTCGACGGCGAGGAGCAGCAGCGCGATCGGGGCCTGTTCCGCGCGCGCCTCGTCGATGACGTGCGAGAGAGCCTGACGGAACGCGGAGGGGACGAGGAATCCGGTCAGGTCGTCGTGGCGGGACTTGTTGCGGTACCAGTCGCGCCGGCGGCGGACCCTGTCGATCCGCGATCCGGCGACGGCCCCGAAGAGCGCGAGCAGAACGGTCGTCGCGGCGAACGCGAACGCATAGAAGAACGCGTGCTCCCGGATCTCGACGCGCCAGGCGACCTTCCCGATCAGGACTCTCGCGAGCAGCGCGGCCGCCGGAACCACCCATCCGAGCGCCGCGCCCGCCAGCGCGAAGTTCGCCCTGGCGGAACGGCGGGGGCCTTCGGATTCCTCGCGATCCGAGGGTTCGCGCAAATCGGCCATCGTCCAGATTCTGAACGCGGCCGGACGGCCGCGAAAGATGAATTCGAACCACGGACCCGCCCCGACCGGCGCGTCCCGGCGGGTCTCCCGACTCAATCGACGCGGTAGTTCGGCGCTTCCTTGGTGACGACCACGTCGTGGGCGTGCGATTCCTTGAGGCCGGCCGCCGAGATCCGGATGAACCTCGCATTCGTGCGGAGGGCCTCG harbors:
- a CDS encoding cobalamin B12-binding domain-containing protein codes for the protein MDPLRILIAKPGLDGHDRGAKVVARALRDAGMEVIYTGLRQTPAQIAAAAIQEDVDCVGISILSGAHNVLVPEVIDELAARGGADIPVFVGGIIPDKDIEALVARGVRKIFLPGSSTRDIIAFIQEEIGQRERA
- a CDS encoding replication-associated recombination protein A, with amino-acid sequence MSDTLFGDEPAPKASANLSASAPLAERMRPASLDEIEGAEALIGADSFLRRAIEEDRVPSMIFWGPPGVGKTTVARLIAARTRSRFVSASAVASGVKEMREILDGARRLRGAAGQRTILFLDEIHRFNRAQQDVFLPYVEAGDVTLIGATTENPSFELNGALLSRCETIVFEPLSVDAVARILRRAAADPDRGLGRLGIGLTDDAVAFASRFAGGDARRALNLLEAAASDVRSAEDRTITLERLREISRKKVLLYDKSGEEHYNLISALHKSMRDSDVDASIYWLLRMIEAGEEPLYLARRIVRFASEDVGLADPRALRVALDAKEAFDFLGNPEGVLALVEAAAYCALAPKSNALYVAEKQARSDIEEFPQEPVPPVIRNAVTKLMKDVGYGKGYRYAHDEPEGVGGIECLPESLRGRRYYEPKDTGEERGIAGRLAAIREIRRRAAERGK
- a CDS encoding diguanylate cyclase, with amino-acid sequence MADLREPSDREESEGPRRSARANFALAGAALGWVVPAAALLARVLIGKVAWRVEIREHAFFYAFAFAATTVLLALFGAVAGSRIDRVRRRRDWYRNKSRHDDLTGFLVPSAFRQALSHVIDEARAEQAPIALLLLAVDGAAGSEAEHGSGLTKSILLHLAAAVRRIAPPDAILARWGGLEIAILLPSAQFRLDELPQKLCEQIAERPVFDAGSRIFCKARVGGYYGVPVLSADRIVLQAQDALAEVYRKGGRIRIGVA
- a CDS encoding tetratricopeptide repeat protein, which encodes MTRDNFLFTVCGLLAGFILGYFVATGGGHAPAPASAPPAAAPSGTGTDAALTPSSTEIAAHVKEAREAVARDPGNPDLNLQLANALYDASDWKGAAEAYEKVLPTKPGDPNMITDLGSCYRNLGKFDKALEMYQKAQQIQPSHSQSLLNMTLVYVFDLKDAAKAQAAFDRLKKEHPEIPRLNDLQLRISELRASKS
- a CDS encoding CarD family transcriptional regulator is translated as MGFRVGEKIVYPNHGVSIVEQIRESEIAGLRNTYLHLRLISNNSKVMVPIENSELIGLRRLTIRKEVNSLLRTLANGRVSPLADWKGRYKQNLDKMRSGRLQDIAEVLKALNHVMQKKALSFREKKMYERAKYLIVSEIAVIDGASEEEVARRVDRALARSMQKSLAS
- a CDS encoding enoyl-CoA hydratase/isomerase family protein encodes the protein MSGSWRVSREGAVARFVLDTGRETPTLSPEILEDLAAGIERQAETGASAAIVASSTPGIFAAGADLRAIRALSAAEGYLYARTGQEALSRVARAACTTIAEIDGACFGGALDLAMACDIRIASDRARFAHPGPRLGIVTGWGGTVDAPRRIGTARARRLFRSGEVFDAGGALRLGLVDEVTPSGELRERVRAAAVIAAQGHCCQWLR